One Nostoc sp. UHCC 0302 DNA window includes the following coding sequences:
- a CDS encoding ATP-binding protein gives MTPEQFLEFARVLPEPLLLVNSEGQLLAGNQPAANLLGLRRQDFKERMLFDLVTEPANELVKYLQACSTSRAMVIGTLTIHKNDGQTLICRSQGAVIQPLSSESSALILLRLENRAIANNNFILLNKKIDELGKEIQKRKLAEEALLKANEELESHVQERTKNLRETLNELQIAQSQLVQAEKMSALGQLVAGVAHEINNPISFIFGNLTYVSNYVSDLLSLIKLYQQHCFNTEIEISNKIQEIELDFICTDLPKVLNSMKMGAKRIHEIVLSLRNFSRLDEAEMKSVNIHEGIDSTLLILQNRLKSQGEHPDIQVIKQYGNLPQIDCYPGQLNQVFMNVLVNAIDTLKESTVGCKVAAFKGKVTEKVDKPTADYKVKLTTDNPTIHICTEILDSNQVMIRIADNGCGMTEEAKQKIFDPFFTTKPIGSGTGLGMSISYQIVNKHGGEISCLSTLGQGTEIVIKIPKKQLINSQYGSDKVF, from the coding sequence ATGACTCCTGAACAGTTTCTTGAATTTGCCAGAGTTTTACCAGAACCTTTACTCTTAGTGAACAGTGAGGGTCAGCTTTTAGCTGGCAATCAACCAGCAGCAAACTTGTTGGGATTACGCCGTCAGGATTTCAAAGAAAGGATGCTCTTTGATTTGGTTACTGAACCTGCCAACGAGCTAGTCAAGTACTTGCAAGCTTGTTCCACTAGTAGAGCAATGGTTATTGGTACTCTGACTATACACAAAAATGATGGACAAACGTTAATATGTCGTAGCCAAGGCGCAGTCATTCAACCTTTATCTTCTGAGTCATCAGCTTTGATTCTCCTACGTTTGGAAAATCGCGCGATCGCTAATAATAATTTTATCCTTTTAAATAAAAAAATCGACGAATTAGGCAAAGAAATCCAAAAACGTAAACTAGCAGAAGAAGCTCTTTTAAAAGCGAATGAAGAGCTAGAAAGTCATGTTCAAGAACGTACAAAAAATTTAAGAGAAACATTAAATGAATTGCAAATTGCTCAATCTCAACTAGTTCAAGCTGAAAAAATGTCTGCTCTAGGCCAATTAGTCGCAGGTGTAGCCCATGAAATTAATAACCCAATTAGTTTTATCTTTGGTAATCTTACCTATGTTAGTAACTATGTGAGTGATTTGCTGTCATTAATCAAACTCTACCAGCAACACTGTTTCAACACAGAGATAGAAATTTCTAATAAGATCCAAGAAATTGAATTAGATTTTATCTGTACTGATTTACCTAAAGTCTTAAACTCGATGAAAATGGGTGCTAAGCGCATACATGAGATAGTGCTGAGTTTGAGAAACTTCTCTAGGCTTGATGAGGCTGAAATGAAATCAGTTAATATTCATGAAGGCATTGATAGCACTCTCTTGATTTTACAAAATCGGTTAAAAAGTCAAGGAGAACATCCTGATATTCAAGTTATTAAACAATACGGCAATTTGCCTCAGATTGATTGCTACCCTGGACAACTCAATCAAGTATTTATGAACGTTCTGGTTAATGCTATTGATACTTTGAAAGAGTCAACAGTTGGTTGTAAGGTGGCAGCATTTAAAGGAAAAGTAACTGAGAAAGTGGACAAGCCAACGGCTGACTACAAGGTCAAACTAACTACTGACAATCCCACAATTCACATTTGCACTGAAATTTTAGACAGCAATCAAGTGATGATTCGGATTGCAGATAACGGCTGTGGTATGACAGAAGAGGCAAAGCAAAAAATTTTTGACCCATTTTTTACCACTAAACCTATTGGTTCAGGGACAGGCTTAGGAATGTCGATTAGCTATCAAATCGTCAATAAACATGGTGGAGAAATTAGTTGTTTATCTACTCTTGGACAAGGTACAGAAATTGTAATTAAGATTCCTAAAAAACAATTAATTAACTCCCAATACGGTTCGGATAAGGTTTTTTAA
- a CDS encoding methanogen output domain 1-containing protein, with the protein MNKSLEYSVDALNVPLERDIFLRTLIRELSGTLQQVIGLEEASGFISVVGERMGRQINQNYKSALEVSNLSPEQVAAVLVDLKKRIQGDFYVIEQNEEKIVFGNRVCPFAEKVHDRPAMCMMTSNVFGTIAANNLGYAKVELQETIAQGAAGCRVVIYLKSTEESEDAEGREYFRGLEA; encoded by the coding sequence ATGAATAAGTCCCTTGAGTACTCGGTAGACGCTCTCAATGTACCTTTAGAGCGGGATATATTCTTACGTACATTAATTCGCGAATTATCCGGCACTTTACAGCAAGTAATTGGACTAGAAGAAGCCTCTGGATTTATTAGCGTAGTTGGCGAAAGGATGGGTAGGCAGATTAATCAAAATTATAAGTCTGCTTTGGAAGTTTCAAATCTTTCCCCTGAGCAAGTTGCCGCTGTGTTGGTTGATTTGAAAAAACGAATTCAAGGCGACTTTTATGTAATTGAGCAGAATGAAGAAAAAATTGTATTTGGTAACCGTGTTTGCCCGTTTGCAGAAAAAGTACACGATCGCCCTGCTATGTGTATGATGACCTCAAATGTTTTTGGTACGATCGCAGCTAATAATCTTGGATATGCCAAAGTAGAATTGCAAGAAACCATAGCGCAAGGTGCTGCTGGATGCAGAGTGGTTATTTATTTAAAATCTACAGAAGAGTCAGAAGATGCAGAAGGTCGAGAATACTTTAGAGGGCTAGAAGCATAG
- a CDS encoding response regulator transcription factor, with protein sequence MRILLVEDDVRLAETLAEALTDQRYIVDVVTDGEAGWNQAKILDYDLLLLDVMLPELDGISLCHRLRSHSYSMPVLMLTARDTVSDKITGLDAGADDYVVKPVDLQELFARIRALLRRGNASSPPILEWGDLRLNPSTYEVMYEQNLLHLTPKEYGILELLLRNGRRVLSRSVIIEHIWSLDSSPEEHAVKVHLRSLRQKLKAAGACEDFIETVHGIGYRLKQLD encoded by the coding sequence ATGCGGATTCTTTTAGTTGAAGATGATGTACGCCTAGCTGAAACTTTAGCGGAAGCCTTGACAGACCAGCGTTATATCGTTGATGTAGTTACAGATGGTGAAGCTGGCTGGAATCAAGCTAAAATTCTGGATTATGATTTGCTGCTGCTGGATGTAATGTTGCCAGAACTTGATGGAATCAGTTTATGTCATCGGTTGCGATCGCACAGCTACAGTATGCCTGTTCTCATGCTCACAGCTCGCGACACTGTTAGCGACAAAATTACCGGACTCGATGCAGGAGCAGATGATTATGTCGTTAAACCAGTGGATTTACAAGAACTATTTGCCAGAATTCGCGCCTTGCTTCGACGGGGTAATGCTTCATCGCCGCCTATCCTAGAATGGGGTGATTTACGTCTTAACCCCAGCACCTATGAAGTAATGTATGAGCAAAACCTCCTACATTTAACTCCTAAAGAGTACGGTATATTAGAGTTATTGCTACGAAATGGCCGTCGTGTCCTGAGCCGCAGTGTAATTATTGAACATATTTGGTCGCTAGATTCTTCCCCTGAAGAACACGCTGTGAAAGTTCATCTCAGAAGCTTGCGCCAAAAGCTTAAAGCAGCCGGAGCTTGTGAAGATTTTATTGAAACAGTTCACGGTATCGGCTACCGTCTCAAGCAACTGGACTAA
- a CDS encoding phycobilisome linker polypeptide — protein MAFGPSSRLGVSLFEDSYPTERVSGDSVEELEATIRAVYKQVLGNAYVMESERLTVPESQFQRGEISVREFVRWVAKSDLYRSRFFSSCARYRAIELNCRHLLGRAPIDLKEMRLHSTILDEKGFEAEIDSYLDSDEYQNTFGENIVPYIRGYKTEACQNIVQFTHTFQLVRGASSSSLKGNLAGIRPRLNSLVIQNTPTPVISPASDGATFRNPPLGSRTSHGVVASDEGKVYRIEVTGYRANTVNQISKFRRSNQVYLVPFDKLSQEYQRIHQQGGVIASITPVN, from the coding sequence ATGGCTTTTGGCCCAAGTTCACGTTTAGGTGTCAGCCTGTTTGAAGATAGCTACCCAACAGAGAGAGTGTCTGGTGATTCAGTAGAAGAACTTGAAGCTACCATCAGAGCTGTTTACAAACAGGTTTTAGGAAATGCTTATGTGATGGAAAGTGAGCGGCTCACAGTTCCTGAGTCACAGTTTCAGCGTGGTGAAATCAGCGTTCGCGAGTTTGTGCGTTGGGTAGCGAAGTCTGATTTGTACCGTTCCCGGTTTTTTAGTAGTTGCGCTCGTTATCGAGCTATTGAGTTGAACTGTAGGCATCTCCTGGGTCGCGCTCCCATCGACCTCAAAGAAATGCGGCTACATAGCACAATCTTAGATGAGAAAGGTTTTGAGGCTGAAATAGATAGTTATCTCGATAGTGACGAGTATCAAAATACGTTTGGGGAAAATATTGTGCCTTATATTCGAGGCTACAAAACAGAAGCCTGCCAAAATATTGTGCAGTTTACTCATACATTCCAATTAGTACGAGGTGCTTCTAGTAGCAGTCTAAAAGGCAACTTGGCAGGGATACGACCTCGCTTAAACAGCTTGGTAATTCAAAATACTCCAACCCCTGTAATTTCACCAGCCAGCGATGGTGCAACATTCCGCAATCCACCTCTTGGCTCTAGAACTAGTCATGGTGTGGTAGCCAGTGATGAAGGTAAAGTATACCGAATTGAAGTCACAGGTTATCGAGCAAATACAGTCAACCAGATTTCTAAATTTCGGCGCAGCAATCAAGTCTATCTCGTACCGTTTGATAAGCTCTCGCAAGAGTACCAGCGAATTCACCAACAAGGCGGTGTAATTGCCAGTATCACACCTGTTAATTAG
- a CDS encoding phycobilisome rod-core linker polypeptide, with amino-acid sequence MPIPLLNYSPSSQNHRVSGYEILGDEQPRIYTAENLPSPAEMDVLILASYRQIFHEQQILSSTQKPFLESQLRNGQITVRDFIRGLAISDTFRRLNYESNNNYRFVQICVQRFLGREVYNEREKLAWSIVLATEGLQGFIDALLNSEEYINNFGYNTVPYQRRRILQGRSQGELPFARMARYGIDYRDNLPLPSTAYKKAEPFNLQTFLHSSDRDVVLLILASLVALIVSFYLLPAFGLLPNFGGY; translated from the coding sequence ATGCCTATTCCTTTATTAAACTATTCTCCTTCATCTCAAAATCATCGTGTATCTGGATATGAAATTCTTGGCGATGAACAACCCAGAATTTACACAGCCGAAAACCTGCCATCACCAGCGGAAATGGATGTTTTAATTCTGGCATCCTATCGCCAAATCTTCCACGAACAACAGATATTATCTAGTACGCAAAAACCCTTTTTGGAATCCCAACTTAGAAACGGTCAAATAACAGTTAGGGATTTTATTCGAGGGTTAGCAATATCTGATACATTCCGACGACTCAATTACGAAAGTAACAATAACTATCGCTTTGTTCAGATATGTGTACAACGCTTCTTAGGTCGTGAAGTTTACAACGAACGTGAAAAACTAGCTTGGTCAATTGTGCTAGCTACTGAAGGGCTACAAGGTTTTATCGATGCTTTACTAAATAGTGAAGAGTACATCAATAACTTTGGTTATAACACAGTTCCTTATCAACGGCGACGGATTTTACAAGGGCGTTCTCAAGGCGAATTACCTTTTGCTAGAATGGCTCGTTATGGCATAGACTATCGTGATAATTTGCCACTTCCCAGTACCGCTTATAAAAAAGCGGAACCTTTCAATTTACAAACTTTCCTACACAGTTCGGACAGGGATGTTGTGTTATTGATATTAGCTTCTTTAGTAGCGCTAATTGTCTCATTTTATTTGTTACCTGCATTTGGCTTACTGCCAAATTTTGGCGGATATTAA
- a CDS encoding CpeR family transcriptional regulator yields MLPPQAHKKLQCWIRSRHLICSGNFFIFETIDYSCVERFTECMAALGGTLISVEPIDKIWMGDHRQVFLYRVKASLLTPCNQLRQYWFKYGGLYTRFDRNC; encoded by the coding sequence ATGTTGCCACCACAAGCACACAAAAAGCTCCAATGTTGGATACGAAGCCGTCATTTAATCTGTTCAGGCAACTTTTTTATATTTGAAACTATAGATTATTCCTGCGTTGAGAGATTTACCGAGTGTATGGCTGCTTTGGGAGGAACATTAATTTCTGTTGAACCGATTGACAAAATTTGGATGGGCGACCATCGTCAGGTTTTTCTTTATCGTGTCAAAGCTAGTTTACTTACGCCTTGTAATCAGTTGAGGCAATATTGGTTTAAGTATGGCGGTTTGTACACTAGATTTGATAGAAATTGTTGA
- a CDS encoding CmcJ/NvfI family oxidoreductase — translation MSINSRSLLELPHVEAELTYLTPMAEKPFNYTYEPPPGIPRSNGKYETHKLPIHDARAIAQNISLDQQGFGFTEHHSNVNNFYNEDEIRRIYYLEAEELLKEVTGATQVVVFDHTLRNAQRLQQGETGIREPVKRVHNDFTAKSGYTRARVELAARGIDNIDELLQQRFAVINIWRPIAPVQESPLALCDAQSIAPTDLVAGDLVYRDRVGETYAITYNKTHEWFYFPEMQPDEAVFIKCFDSAEDGRARFAAHTGFDDPTSPADALPRQSIELRTLVFYPA, via the coding sequence ATGAGTATAAACAGTCGTTCTCTTCTTGAACTGCCACACGTTGAGGCAGAACTTACCTACCTCACTCCAATGGCAGAAAAGCCTTTCAACTACACCTACGAACCGCCACCAGGAATCCCCCGATCTAACGGCAAGTACGAGACACACAAGCTGCCAATCCATGATGCACGGGCGATCGCCCAAAACATATCCTTAGATCAACAAGGCTTCGGGTTTACTGAACATCATAGCAATGTCAACAATTTCTATAATGAGGATGAGATCCGCCGCATCTATTATCTTGAAGCTGAAGAACTCTTAAAAGAGGTGACAGGTGCAACTCAAGTGGTGGTGTTCGACCATACTTTGCGTAATGCTCAACGCTTACAGCAAGGTGAAACCGGAATCAGGGAGCCAGTGAAGCGGGTACATAATGACTTTACAGCCAAATCTGGCTATACTCGCGCACGTGTGGAGTTAGCAGCGCGAGGCATAGATAACATTGATGAACTGCTGCAACAACGGTTTGCTGTGATTAATATTTGGCGACCGATCGCACCAGTTCAGGAATCACCATTGGCGCTGTGCGACGCTCAGAGTATCGCACCAACAGACCTTGTAGCTGGGGATTTGGTGTATCGCGATCGCGTTGGTGAAACCTACGCTATCACGTATAATAAAACACACGAATGGTTTTACTTCCCAGAAATGCAACCAGACGAGGCAGTATTTATTAAGTGCTTTGACTCCGCCGAAGATGGAAGGGCGAGGTTTGCTGCTCATACTGGGTTCGACGACCCAACAAGCCCAGCAGATGCCCTACCGCGTCAGAGCATTGAGTTACGGACGCTGGTTTTTTATCCTGCATAG
- a CDS encoding metalloregulator ArsR/SmtB family transcription factor, with translation MIEKMNYENRAKVFTALSDATRLRLVDLLLGADEISCSEIAQRLDISLSLSCHHLKVLTEAGLVKNYKKGQTRYYSLERAVLNYTLESLR, from the coding sequence ATGATTGAGAAAATGAACTATGAAAACCGCGCTAAAGTCTTTACGGCTCTTTCAGACGCAACACGCCTGCGCCTAGTAGATTTATTGCTTGGTGCTGACGAAATAAGTTGTTCAGAAATTGCTCAACGCTTGGATATTAGCCTTTCACTTTCTTGTCATCACTTGAAAGTTTTGACGGAAGCGGGTTTGGTGAAGAACTACAAAAAAGGTCAGACAAGATACTACTCGCTTGAGCGTGCTGTTTTAAATTATACCTTAGAGAGCTTAAGGTGA
- a CDS encoding methyltransferase domain-containing protein, protein MIKKFYVASAILTAKDSQIVAIFDSNHQKTQIIVNKSWLTILEIFIHEQSLEVAYQRFQEINCSLISKYLLNQCIQARNNSNNFLVLLGNKTLKISQKELLNLRSADQKNDFSAISLETHQVLICLFHQEYLIADESKIYSFDDFSETVEYLATLGLLSPAVSTLDWGDLKRQFPLCHKFGFTRGTPIDRYYLDQFVNEIRHQVVGSVLEIGGTLLNKEIYQFFHATEYQTLDVVSRPGVTLVGDIHNSTIIIPESLDTILLFNVLEHCHNPWVVVQNIYNWLRVGGKCFCMVPSAQRLHNAPKDYWRPLPDGMKELFQDFSEHNLHIYGNPLTVLASFMGVAVQELSTQDLDDFHPDYPVATCIAALK, encoded by the coding sequence ATGATAAAAAAATTCTATGTAGCAAGTGCAATATTAACTGCCAAAGATTCTCAAATTGTAGCAATATTTGATTCTAATCATCAGAAAACACAGATTATTGTCAACAAATCTTGGTTGACTATTCTAGAAATTTTCATCCATGAACAATCTTTAGAAGTTGCGTATCAGCGCTTCCAAGAAATTAATTGTTCACTTATTTCAAAATACTTACTAAATCAATGTATCCAAGCCCGTAATAACTCAAATAATTTCTTGGTTTTGTTAGGTAATAAAACATTAAAGATTTCTCAAAAAGAGTTACTTAATTTGAGGAGTGCAGACCAAAAGAATGATTTCAGTGCGATTAGTCTAGAAACTCACCAGGTGCTTATCTGCCTATTTCACCAAGAATATTTAATAGCAGACGAATCAAAAATTTATAGTTTTGATGATTTTAGCGAAACAGTAGAATATTTGGCAACATTGGGTCTGCTTTCCCCAGCGGTAAGTACTTTAGATTGGGGTGATTTGAAACGGCAATTTCCTTTATGCCATAAGTTTGGCTTTACTAGAGGAACCCCTATTGATAGATACTATTTAGATCAATTTGTTAACGAGATTCGGCATCAAGTTGTCGGCTCTGTATTGGAAATAGGTGGCACACTACTAAATAAAGAAATTTATCAGTTTTTTCATGCAACTGAATATCAAACCCTCGACGTAGTATCCAGACCAGGAGTTACTTTAGTTGGTGATATTCATAATTCAACAATAATTATACCAGAGTCTCTAGATACAATATTGCTCTTTAACGTGTTGGAACATTGTCATAATCCTTGGGTGGTTGTACAAAATATTTATAATTGGCTGCGAGTAGGTGGTAAGTGTTTTTGTATGGTTCCAAGCGCCCAAAGATTACATAATGCTCCAAAAGATTATTGGCGACCATTACCAGATGGAATGAAAGAGTTATTTCAAGATTTTTCTGAACATAATTTGCATATTTATGGTAATCCTCTAACAGTTTTAGCAAGTTTTATGGGAGTTGCAGTACAAGAATTATCAACTCAAGATTTAGATGATTTTCATCCAGATTATCCAGTGGCAACTTGTATAGCTGCACTGAAGTAA
- a CDS encoding PEP-CTERM sorting domain-containing protein — MKNAIKLGVAITVSAIAWVGVAVRADAAKVNIVNNNASSIEDLQIGNKLYNVNFVQDSAINLFDPTKSTSTPLFEDTDALTAVNAITNVLNSLTPVATLAGGNSTLFVPIGPYDSGLITEFSSSYDSGQWDLDERTAFGYPQPIGSEISLNYATFTFTKSIPTAVPEPSDILGSIAAVGLLIAMKRKMASSESNRI; from the coding sequence GTGAAAAACGCAATTAAACTAGGTGTTGCCATTACAGTTTCTGCGATCGCTTGGGTTGGTGTAGCAGTGAGAGCTGATGCTGCTAAAGTAAATATTGTGAACAATAATGCTAGTAGTATCGAAGATTTGCAGATTGGGAACAAACTATACAATGTGAACTTTGTTCAAGATTCAGCGATAAATTTGTTTGACCCCACTAAATCTACTAGTACACCATTGTTTGAAGATACGGACGCCTTAACAGCGGTGAATGCAATTACTAATGTGTTGAATAGCCTAACCCCAGTAGCTACTCTTGCTGGGGGAAATAGTACTTTGTTCGTACCTATCGGCCCATATGATTCCGGTTTAATTACAGAGTTTAGCTCAAGTTATGACTCAGGTCAGTGGGATTTAGATGAGCGAACAGCATTTGGTTATCCACAGCCAATTGGGTCAGAAATTAGTTTAAATTATGCCACCTTCACCTTTACAAAAAGTATACCTACTGCGGTTCCAGAACCTAGCGATATCTTGGGTAGCATAGCAGCAGTTGGGCTATTAATCGCTATGAAAAGAAAAATGGCATCTTCTGAAAGTAATAGAATCTAG
- a CDS encoding YdcF family protein encodes MPNYRILQKCLVLVMLALISALLLAIASTASSIYLYGSISNNIKADAAIVLGAAAWGEEPSPVFRERINHAINLYKNGVVKTIIFTGGVGDSNEPAEAIVGRNYAIAQQVKAADILTETQSRTTHQNLKNALEVSSAHQLTKFLIVSDPLHMKRAVLMAQGLGMDAHSSPTPTTRYRSFRSQIEFLIRETYFYFVYLVFKI; translated from the coding sequence ATGCCCAATTACAGAATTCTCCAAAAATGTTTAGTTTTGGTGATGTTGGCTTTGATATCTGCTTTGTTGCTGGCGATCGCATCTACAGCCTCAAGTATTTATTTATATGGCAGCATTAGTAATAATATCAAGGCAGATGCCGCAATTGTTTTAGGAGCGGCAGCTTGGGGAGAAGAACCATCTCCTGTTTTCAGAGAGCGAATTAACCACGCGATTAACCTGTATAAAAATGGAGTTGTTAAGACGATCATTTTTACTGGCGGAGTAGGCGATAGTAATGAACCAGCCGAAGCTATAGTTGGGAGAAATTATGCGATCGCACAACAGGTAAAAGCTGCCGATATTCTCACCGAAACTCAATCTCGCACAACTCACCAGAACCTCAAAAATGCTCTGGAAGTATCATCTGCTCATCAATTAACCAAGTTTCTGATTGTCAGTGATCCATTGCATATGAAGCGAGCCGTATTGATGGCACAAGGTTTAGGAATGGATGCACATTCGTCTCCCACACCTACCACTCGCTATCGCAGTTTTCGCAGTCAGATAGAGTTTTTGATCCGAGAAACTTATTTTTACTTTGTCTACTTAGTGTTTAAAATCTAG
- a CDS encoding pentapeptide repeat-containing protein gives MDIYEIKRRYAAGERYFPGVTLSRARLIAAYLPGINLWGANLSEANLAKAKLWGADLSRANLAKANLTRANLSGVKLNEANLRGAKLNNAKLYGANLTGAYYDESTRFSRGFDPVSKNMRKLEI, from the coding sequence ATGGACATTTACGAAATAAAGCGACGTTACGCCGCAGGAGAAAGATATTTTCCAGGCGTCACCTTAAGTAGGGCTAGACTAATTGCAGCTTATTTGCCTGGAATCAATTTATGGGGAGCTAACTTGAGTGAAGCTAATCTAGCTAAAGCAAAACTTTGGGGAGCGGATTTGAGTAGAGCTAACCTAGCTAAAGCGAATTTGACCAGAGCTAATTTGAGCGGTGTCAAACTGAATGAAGCGAACCTCCGGGGAGCAAAACTCAACAATGCTAAATTGTATGGAGCAAATCTGACTGGCGCTTACTACGATGAAAGCACCCGATTTTCTAGAGGTTTTGACCCCGTAAGCAAAAATATGCGGAAATTGGAAATTTAG
- a CDS encoding DUF1838 domain-containing protein, producing MVAQIQELEAQHWVKTRSSLDPTESTFLIWKGKIYAFIPGEKRHLLFKILGLSVSRCIPTTDGSWDFTSRELTYYLNPQTDEILRKWENPWTGETVPVIHVANDPVQGIFQGKFPAQVEGDSTTFVFDIFPFYPNPLADDPKFAEYSPNQTYQAAELFKLTVPTADLFNPALTSVSQLKLSWDRIGQWVPWMKMGDRPGQLIYSAVGSKVSGLTELPQLLQDEINTRIPLYKNAPKVFRDGEDMTSWLYFQKHFQAYLAGEIFPLPAAEEL from the coding sequence ATGGTTGCCCAAATTCAAGAACTTGAAGCGCAGCACTGGGTTAAAACTCGCTCTTCTCTCGACCCTACTGAATCCACCTTCCTAATTTGGAAAGGTAAAATCTACGCATTTATTCCTGGTGAGAAGCGACACCTCCTGTTTAAAATTCTGGGATTGAGCGTGAGTAGGTGTATTCCGACTACAGATGGTAGCTGGGATTTTACTTCTAGGGAACTAACTTACTACCTTAACCCACAGACAGATGAGATTTTACGTAAATGGGAGAATCCTTGGACAGGCGAGACAGTACCAGTAATTCACGTAGCGAATGATCCGGTGCAGGGTATCTTTCAAGGAAAATTTCCCGCGCAAGTAGAGGGTGATAGCACAACCTTCGTTTTTGACATATTTCCTTTTTACCCCAATCCTTTGGCAGACGATCCCAAATTTGCTGAGTACAGCCCAAATCAGACTTATCAAGCAGCAGAATTGTTTAAATTAACTGTGCCAACAGCAGATTTATTCAATCCAGCACTCACCTCAGTTTCTCAACTAAAGCTGAGTTGGGATCGGATTGGCCAGTGGGTTCCGTGGATGAAAATGGGCGATCGCCCCGGTCAACTAATCTACAGCGCTGTTGGTAGCAAAGTCAGTGGTTTAACTGAACTGCCCCAACTGTTACAAGACGAAATTAATACCCGGATTCCTCTGTATAAGAATGCTCCGAAAGTATTTCGAGACGGGGAAGATATGACTTCATGGTTGTACTTTCAAAAGCACTTCCAGGCTTATTTGGCTGGCGAAATATTTCCGCTTCCCGCAGCAGAAGAGCTGTAA
- a CDS encoding phosphoribosylanthranilate isomerase, with protein sequence MERTAIPRVKICCISSIQEAWTAIRCGASALGLVSHMPSGPGVISEELITKIVASVPPPIATFLLTSSQDAQEIIQQLRRCRTNTVQICDRLELGSYQDIRDALPGISIVQVIHVTTEASLEEAISVTPYVDAILLDSGNQSLVVKELGGTGRLHDWKLSAKIREQVDVPIFLAGGLKPENVAIAVKQVAPFGLDLCSAVRSNGELDENKLKLFFQQLKYCTQEFSPGFN encoded by the coding sequence ATGGAAAGAACAGCAATCCCAAGAGTCAAAATTTGCTGTATCAGCAGCATACAAGAAGCATGGACTGCTATCCGTTGTGGTGCGTCTGCCCTTGGTTTGGTTTCTCATATGCCGAGTGGCCCAGGTGTAATCTCTGAGGAACTAATTACAAAAATTGTTGCTTCTGTGCCACCACCAATTGCTACCTTTTTACTTACTTCTAGCCAAGATGCTCAAGAGATTATTCAGCAGTTGAGGCGTTGCCGAACAAATACGGTGCAAATATGCGATCGTTTAGAATTGGGAAGCTACCAAGATATTAGAGATGCTCTCCCAGGAATTTCCATTGTCCAAGTAATTCACGTGACTACAGAAGCATCTTTAGAGGAAGCAATTAGCGTTACTCCCTACGTAGATGCAATTTTACTAGACTCTGGCAATCAATCACTGGTAGTAAAAGAATTGGGAGGCACAGGACGTTTACATGACTGGAAGTTAAGCGCCAAAATCCGCGAACAGGTAGATGTACCAATTTTCTTAGCTGGAGGTTTGAAACCTGAGAATGTTGCGATCGCAGTCAAGCAAGTAGCTCCTTTTGGGCTTGATTTATGTAGTGCGGTTCGTAGCAACGGCGAATTAGATGAAAATAAACTCAAGCTGTTTTTCCAGCAATTGAAATATTGTACGCAAGAGTTTTCACCAGGATTTAATTAA